A window of the Paenibacillus woosongensis genome harbors these coding sequences:
- a CDS encoding YgzB family protein: MFFKSSKINEFRLWGLLLTMIGMGLMVLGTAGIVFWGQSGKVIAGIGLVIGLIAMLGSLAIYFIAGMLSTSAVQLECPECHKLTKMLGKTDRCMFCRTMLTLDPERANITADQLQQQKTAAQSAD; the protein is encoded by the coding sequence ATGTTCTTCAAGTCAAGCAAAATCAATGAATTCAGACTATGGGGCCTACTCCTGACCATGATAGGCATGGGGCTTATGGTCCTCGGAACAGCCGGCATCGTCTTCTGGGGACAATCCGGTAAAGTCATTGCCGGGATCGGCCTTGTCATCGGACTTATCGCTATGCTCGGAAGCTTGGCCATTTATTTCATTGCCGGGATGCTCTCCACCTCTGCCGTACAGCTGGAATGCCCGGAATGTCATAAATTAACCAAAATGCTGGGTAAAACGGATCGCTGCATGTTCTGCAGAACCATGCTAACCTTAGATCCAGAACGGGCAAACATCACAGCGGATCAACTGCAACAACAAAAAACTGCGGCACAATCAGCCGACTGA
- a CDS encoding nucleotidyltransferase-like protein, producing MEPTIFSLVDEDSVGRQALGAIGYRHDKGEYRSSLVYDFELVVITVCEGRNEAGIEIEHCTNGDIQYQLLYIGNNDLKRWVMTGENREILQCFLHGEIIWDIEGELARLRKEIIDFGEDMKEQRKFIEFAKFLKVYIEAKRYTQDLDFLDAYYHVLQALKHYARIELIEQGMLPENSVWEQVRPLNSVVYKLFDELTDNKETLEQRIQLVLLACEFTIISKMADCCAVLLRILSSRKEGWSIQELRQLPELVHVREEVPMILRKLVHHSLAKEVTRDPKGCGGEDREIKYLASKL from the coding sequence GTGGAACCAACTATTTTTTCATTGGTTGATGAAGACAGCGTCGGCCGGCAAGCCTTAGGCGCTATCGGATACCGTCATGACAAAGGGGAATATCGCAGTTCGCTAGTATACGACTTTGAACTGGTTGTTATTACGGTATGTGAAGGGCGAAATGAAGCTGGCATCGAAATTGAACATTGCACGAACGGAGATATTCAATACCAGTTGCTCTATATCGGTAACAATGATTTAAAACGCTGGGTAATGACCGGTGAGAACCGGGAAATTCTACAGTGTTTTTTACATGGAGAAATTATTTGGGATATTGAAGGGGAATTGGCTCGATTGCGCAAGGAAATAATTGATTTTGGGGAGGATATGAAGGAACAACGCAAGTTTATTGAGTTTGCCAAGTTTCTGAAAGTGTATATAGAAGCGAAGCGTTATACCCAGGATCTTGATTTCCTCGATGCTTATTACCATGTTCTTCAGGCTTTGAAGCATTATGCTAGGATCGAATTGATCGAACAGGGAATGCTGCCGGAGAATAGCGTGTGGGAACAGGTGCGTCCCCTTAATTCCGTCGTTTATAAATTGTTTGACGAATTAACGGATAATAAAGAGACGTTGGAGCAGCGCATTCAGCTGGTGCTTCTGGCCTGTGAGTTCACAATCATATCCAAAATGGCCGACTGCTGTGCGGTGCTGCTTCGCATATTATCAAGCCGCAAAGAGGGTTGGAGCATTCAAGAGCTTAGACAATTGCCCGAGCTAGTTCATGTCCGTGAGGAAGTTCCGATGATACTGCGCAAGCTGGTGCACCACTCCTTGGCGAAAGAGGTTACAAGAGATCCGAAAGGATGCGGCGGCGAGGACCGTGAGATCAAGTATTTAGCAAGTAAATTATGA